One genomic window of Procambarus clarkii isolate CNS0578487 chromosome 43, FALCON_Pclarkii_2.0, whole genome shotgun sequence includes the following:
- the LOC138373667 gene encoding probable inactive protein kinase DDB_G0270444, whose product MLEGHVPPPPCLVLGGEGTHLQWDHRDVREHISSVGHRDVREHISSVGHRDVKEHISSVGHREVKEHISSVGHREVKEHISSVDHRDVKEHISSVGHRDVKEHISSVGHREVKEHISSVGHREVKEHISSVDHRDVKEHISSVGHREVKEHISSVGHREVKEHISSVGHREVKEHISSVGHREVKEHISSVGHREVKEHISSVGHREVKEHISSVGHREVKEHISSVGHREVKEHISSVGHREVKEHISSVGHREVKEHISSVGAEYKLNELRKSKKLMQ is encoded by the coding sequence GGAGGTGAAGGAACACATCTCCAGTGGGACCACAGGGATGTAAGGGAACACATCTCCAGTGTGGGCCACAGGGATGTAAGGGAACACATCTCCAGTGTGGGCCACAGGGATGTGAAGGAACACATCTCCAGTGTGGGCCACAGGGAGGTGAAGGAACACATCTCCAGTGTGGGCCACAGGGAGGTGAAGGAACACATCTCCAGTGTGGACCACAGGGATGTGAAGGAACACATCTCCAGTGTGGGCCACAGGGATGTGAAGGAACACATCTCCAGTGTGGGCCACAGGGAGGTGAAGGAACACATCTCCAGTGTGGGCCACAGGGAGGTGAAGGAACACATCTCCAGTGTGGACCACAGGGATGTGAAGGAACACATCTCCAGTGTGGGCCACAGGGAGGTGAAGGAACACATCTCCAGTGTGGGCCACAGGGAGGTGAAGGAACACATCTCCAGTGTGGGCCACAGGGAGGTGAAGGAACACATCTCCAGTGTGGGCCACAGGGAGGTGAAGGAACACATCTCCAGTGTGGGCCACAGGGAGGTGAAGGAACACATCTCCAGTGTGGGCCACAGGGAGGTGAAGGAACACATCTCCAGTGTGGGCCACAGGGAGGTGAAGGAACACATCTCCAGTGTGGGCCACAGGGAGGTGAAGGAACACATCTCCAGTGTGGGCCACAGGGAGGTGAAGGAACACATCTCCAGTGTGGGCCACAGGGAGGTGAAGGAACACATCTCAAGTGTGGGAGCAGAATACAAGTTGAACGAACTAAGAAAGTCGAAGAAGTTAATGCAATAA